A genomic segment from Actinoplanes sichuanensis encodes:
- a CDS encoding ATP-binding cassette domain-containing protein — translation MTTLLQLNGISRRFGGLTALHPIDLDVTAGSRHAVIGPNGAGKSTLLNLIAGTLRPTGGRITFAGRDITRLSPAARARHGIGRTWQHPAVCGRLAVAANLELALTHPSDRAARTVLRRRALHARVDELIDDAGLTGDATTRAGQLPYGLQRQLELAMALATRPRLLLLDEPSAGLDPDEISRLTHLISALDDDVTVLLVDHNLDLIWDLAHTVTVLHHGQHLATGNPEQIRSDTQVADAYLTTDRPNTARRRDAPAGPILLQVRDLRAGHDGAPVLAGVDVDIRQGEAVAVLGRNGTGKTTLLNTIAGLLPAHGGRVELLGHPTGRRPHQLARAGLAIVPQGRRLFGPLTVAEHLTAAHAVSRRVMPPPSPGDVWTIERILTLLPALAGRTRHQARQLSGGEQQMLALARALLTNPRLLILDEPSEGLAPAVIAELATILTDLTTGGLAVLIAEQNLALATAVAHRVIVLNSGHVAMRSTTHRLAAPEQLHRLHTLLGVAGPVGNTAQAGEDRLASVIPAEDVSPPGGLP, via the coding sequence ATGACCACGCTGCTGCAGCTGAACGGCATCAGCCGCCGATTCGGTGGGCTCACCGCCCTGCACCCCATCGACCTCGACGTCACCGCCGGCAGCCGGCACGCCGTCATCGGCCCCAACGGCGCCGGAAAGTCCACCCTGCTCAACCTCATCGCCGGGACACTGCGTCCCACCGGCGGACGCATCACCTTCGCCGGCCGTGACATCACCCGGCTGTCGCCAGCGGCCCGCGCCCGGCACGGCATCGGCCGGACCTGGCAGCACCCTGCCGTCTGCGGCCGGCTCGCCGTCGCCGCGAACCTCGAGCTCGCCCTCACCCACCCCAGCGACCGCGCCGCCCGCACGGTGCTGCGCCGCCGCGCCTTGCACGCCCGCGTCGACGAGCTCATCGACGACGCTGGCCTGACCGGTGACGCCACCACCCGCGCCGGACAGCTGCCCTACGGCCTCCAACGGCAGCTGGAACTCGCCATGGCCCTGGCCACGCGACCCCGGCTGCTACTGCTCGACGAGCCGTCCGCCGGACTCGACCCCGACGAGATCAGCCGCCTCACCCACCTTATTTCCGCCCTCGACGATGACGTGACCGTGCTGCTCGTCGACCACAACCTCGACCTCATCTGGGACCTCGCGCACACCGTCACCGTCCTGCACCACGGCCAGCACCTGGCCACCGGCAACCCCGAGCAGATCCGCAGCGACACCCAGGTCGCCGACGCCTACCTCACCACCGACCGGCCCAACACTGCCCGCCGCCGCGACGCGCCGGCCGGGCCGATCCTGCTGCAGGTGCGCGATCTCCGCGCCGGCCACGACGGTGCACCGGTACTCGCCGGCGTTGATGTCGACATCCGGCAGGGAGAGGCCGTGGCTGTCCTCGGCCGCAACGGCACCGGTAAGACGACCCTGCTCAACACGATCGCCGGGCTGCTGCCCGCGCACGGCGGCCGCGTCGAACTGCTCGGCCACCCGACCGGCCGGCGACCCCACCAGCTCGCCCGCGCCGGACTCGCCATCGTCCCCCAAGGCCGCCGCCTGTTCGGCCCGCTGACCGTCGCCGAGCACCTCACCGCCGCCCACGCGGTCTCGCGCCGGGTGATGCCGCCGCCATCACCCGGCGACGTGTGGACCATCGAGCGCATCCTGACGCTGCTGCCCGCACTGGCCGGCCGCACCCGCCACCAGGCCCGGCAGCTGTCCGGCGGCGAACAACAAATGCTCGCCTTGGCCCGCGCCCTGCTCACCAACCCGCGGCTGCTCATTCTCGACGAGCCCAGCGAAGGACTCGCCCCCGCCGTCATTGCCGAACTCGCCACCATCCTCACCGACCTGACCACCGGCGGGCTGGCCGTACTCATCGCCGAGCAGAACCTCGCCCTGGCCACCGCCGTCGCCCACCGGGTCATCGTCCTGAACAGCGGGCACGTCGCCATGCGCAGCACCACCCACCGCCTAGCCGCACCCGAGCAGCTGCACCGCCTGCACACCCTGCTCGGCGTCGCCGGCCCCGTCGGCAATACGGCGCAGGCCGGCGAGGACCGGTTGGCATCCGTGATACCGGCCGAGGACGTTTCCCCACCCGGAGGCCTGCCGTGA
- a CDS encoding SAM-dependent methyltransferase: MTEAPPPGPHASGDPSHDTAPRRQPGSAEPRWIPEETEIVAAAPARIYNYAVGGMHNFQADRDLWDRIEGVYPPARRAARANREVLERVTEWLSTCGIRQFLDIGAGIPVLGATHETLHDLDPDARVVYIDIDPIAVEQARQLLRDHPRAHAVRGDLLDPDHIVYHDAVMSFLDFGEPVAVVLGTVLQFITDDATAAHSITGLVEALAPGSLLVITHATPDPDQRRRQEVAYQLFEQHTPTPAVLRTAGQLAALIDPRFTLLSPGIVTADQWQAEPGGYHHLRWLDGQPAPSVLAAVARLRSAHQPAGDHTPPAASPPASAPAAPEAGAYTPGTAQDV, encoded by the coding sequence ATGACCGAAGCTCCACCGCCTGGACCCCACGCCTCCGGCGACCCGAGCCACGACACAGCACCTCGACGCCAACCGGGGTCGGCCGAGCCCCGCTGGATTCCGGAGGAGACGGAAATCGTCGCCGCAGCACCAGCGCGGATCTACAACTACGCGGTGGGCGGCATGCACAACTTCCAGGCCGACCGGGACCTGTGGGACCGCATCGAAGGCGTCTACCCACCGGCCCGGCGGGCGGCCCGCGCCAACCGTGAAGTCCTCGAACGCGTCACCGAATGGCTGAGCACGTGCGGCATCCGCCAGTTCCTCGACATCGGGGCGGGGATCCCCGTTCTCGGCGCCACCCACGAGACCCTCCACGATCTCGACCCGGACGCTCGCGTGGTCTACATCGACATCGACCCCATCGCAGTCGAACAGGCCCGGCAGCTACTCCGCGACCACCCGCGCGCCCACGCCGTCCGCGGTGACCTGCTCGACCCGGACCACATCGTCTACCACGACGCCGTCATGAGCTTCCTCGACTTCGGCGAGCCGGTCGCCGTAGTCCTCGGAACGGTCCTGCAGTTCATCACCGACGACGCGACCGCCGCCCACAGCATCACCGGCCTCGTCGAGGCCCTGGCTCCCGGCAGCCTGCTGGTCATCACCCACGCAACACCCGATCCCGACCAGCGGCGACGTCAAGAAGTCGCCTACCAGCTGTTCGAGCAACACACCCCGACACCCGCCGTCCTGCGCACCGCCGGCCAACTCGCCGCCCTCATCGATCCCCGGTTCACCCTGCTTTCGCCCGGCATCGTCACTGCAGACCAGTGGCAGGCCGAACCCGGCGGCTACCACCACCTGCGCTGGCTCGACGGCCAGCCTGCGCCCAGTGTGCTCGCCGCTGTTGCCCGTCTGCGATCGGCGCATCAACCAGCCGGCGACCACACACCCCCCGCCGCATCACCTCCAGCCTCCGCGCCGGCCGCCCCCGAGGCCGGCGCGTACACACCCGGGACTGCACAGGATGTATGA
- a CDS encoding SAM-dependent methyltransferase: MYESIEDWNTTVPNAGRIYDHLLGGASNFIYDREAAEDILTALPQARSIARANRAFLTTVVRHLLDLGIRQFLDIGSGISAVQPIHEIAVDARIVYVDRDPTAVAHNTFALYNRWDATAVRCDLRYPDDLLSNDGVRDVIDFDQPVALLLMAVLQFVADSDAYPAVATLRDALAPGSYLALSHPVATPAAAEYSASIVQVYRRTTTPILSCRDRTQIARFYEGWDLVPPGLASVAAWRPGADTGTDIGDFPVVGALARKP; the protein is encoded by the coding sequence ATGTATGAATCCATCGAAGACTGGAACACGACGGTGCCCAACGCCGGCCGAATCTACGACCACCTGCTCGGCGGCGCCAGCAACTTCATCTACGACCGCGAGGCCGCCGAAGACATCCTCACCGCGTTACCGCAGGCCCGCAGCATCGCCCGCGCCAACCGCGCCTTCCTGACAACCGTCGTCCGGCACCTGCTGGACCTCGGCATCCGGCAGTTCCTCGACATCGGCTCCGGTATCTCCGCCGTCCAGCCCATCCACGAGATCGCCGTCGACGCCCGCATCGTCTACGTCGACCGCGACCCCACCGCGGTCGCCCACAACACCTTCGCCCTGTACAACCGGTGGGACGCCACGGCCGTGCGCTGCGACCTCCGGTACCCCGACGATCTGCTCTCCAACGACGGCGTGCGCGACGTGATCGACTTCGACCAGCCGGTAGCTCTGCTGCTCATGGCTGTGCTTCAGTTCGTCGCCGACAGCGACGCCTACCCCGCGGTCGCCACCTTGCGAGATGCCCTGGCTCCCGGCAGTTACCTCGCCCTGTCGCATCCCGTCGCAACTCCAGCCGCCGCCGAGTACAGCGCCTCGATTGTCCAGGTGTACCGGCGCACGACCACTCCGATCCTGAGCTGCCGCGATCGTACGCAGATAGCGAGGTTCTACGAAGGGTGGGATCTCGTGCCGCCGGGCCTGGCCTCGGTCGCCGCCTGGCGTCCTGGGGCGGATACCGGCACCGATATCGGCGACTTCCCTGTGGTTGGCGCACTGGCACGCAAACCCTGA
- a CDS encoding branched-chain amino acid ABC transporter permease, producing the protein MTTPTTLTGPPTADTTPAPGTRRPSPRAAALLAGVVLAAAALPWTVDAYTVSIASTALVLATLAMSAQLVTGIAGLPTLGQATYLGVGAYTAALLASTGLSNGPLQLLAAAGAGAVAAVLTAPLVLRARGTTVLMVTFALGELARTVASQWATVTGGDDGLHTPPVTVWPGTAPLRAEGYIYLYVLACFLCLAAAVAVLLRTRLALVLHGAADHEARVRALGHHVTRSLLAGWAAAGALAGAGGALLIAANHYVSPADMHLDVSALALLAAAIGVGSMRGAVAGAVAIVAIRDLLGAETGGHAHALVGAAFVVIAYRRPVTAWLHARTARRHP; encoded by the coding sequence ATGACGACTCCCACCACACTCACCGGTCCGCCCACCGCCGACACCACACCGGCCCCCGGCACCCGGCGCCCCAGCCCTCGCGCGGCGGCCCTGCTAGCCGGCGTCGTGCTGGCCGCCGCGGCGTTGCCCTGGACCGTCGACGCCTACACCGTCTCCATCGCCTCCACCGCGCTGGTGCTGGCCACCCTGGCGATGAGCGCCCAGCTCGTCACCGGGATCGCCGGACTGCCGACGCTGGGCCAGGCCACCTATCTGGGCGTCGGCGCCTACACCGCCGCGCTGCTGGCCAGCACCGGACTCAGCAACGGCCCGCTGCAGCTGCTCGCCGCCGCCGGTGCCGGAGCCGTCGCCGCCGTGCTCACCGCGCCGCTGGTGCTGCGCGCTCGAGGCACCACCGTCCTGATGGTCACTTTCGCGCTCGGCGAGCTGGCCCGCACCGTGGCCAGCCAGTGGGCCACCGTCACCGGCGGCGACGACGGCCTGCACACCCCACCGGTCACCGTCTGGCCCGGCACCGCCCCGTTGCGCGCCGAGGGCTACATCTACCTGTACGTGCTCGCCTGCTTCCTGTGCCTCGCCGCCGCCGTCGCGGTGCTGCTGCGGACCCGGCTCGCGCTCGTCCTGCACGGCGCCGCCGACCACGAAGCGCGGGTGCGGGCCCTCGGCCACCACGTCACCCGGTCCCTGCTCGCCGGGTGGGCCGCCGCCGGCGCGCTGGCCGGCGCCGGCGGAGCGCTCCTGATCGCGGCGAACCACTACGTCTCCCCGGCCGACATGCATCTCGACGTGTCGGCGCTGGCCCTGCTCGCCGCCGCCATCGGCGTCGGCTCGATGCGCGGCGCGGTGGCCGGCGCGGTCGCCATCGTCGCGATCCGTGACCTGCTCGGTGCGGAGACCGGCGGCCACGCCCACGCCCTGGTCGGGGCGGCGTTCGTGGTGATCGCCTACCGCCGCCCCGTGACCGCATGGCTGCACGCCCGGACCGCACGGAGGCACCCATGA
- a CDS encoding methyltransferase domain-containing protein, whose protein sequence is MTSATTEAVGTPSQYTFSNTFDAGAQLQLLAAILDQHTEAVLTETGIEPGWKCLDVGAGAGTITAWMADQVGPDGHVTALDTDPQHIRGGGNVAVRQGDVRTLELPEAHYDLIHARLVLLHIAEREAVLRRLVAALAPGGVLVLSEWDGQRRDWMLHAPTPEGAEAFDAFQDALLAELTAHGADLGWARRVPSAMETAGLSDVRAGVHSQLWAGGEPGCLLHLSNAQQLQDALAARGLTAQQLAVLEATMRDPATRAYCYWTFTTTGRRAEN, encoded by the coding sequence ATGACCAGCGCCACCACCGAGGCCGTCGGCACGCCCTCGCAGTACACCTTCAGCAACACCTTCGACGCCGGAGCCCAGCTGCAGCTGCTGGCCGCCATCCTCGATCAGCACACCGAAGCCGTCCTCACGGAGACCGGTATCGAACCCGGCTGGAAGTGCCTGGACGTCGGCGCCGGCGCCGGCACCATCACCGCGTGGATGGCGGACCAGGTCGGGCCGGACGGCCACGTCACCGCCCTGGACACCGACCCCCAGCACATCCGCGGCGGCGGCAACGTCGCGGTCCGACAGGGCGACGTCCGCACCCTGGAGCTGCCCGAGGCGCACTACGACCTCATCCACGCCCGCCTGGTGCTGCTGCACATCGCCGAACGCGAGGCCGTCCTGCGGCGGCTGGTCGCCGCACTCGCGCCCGGCGGGGTGCTGGTGCTCTCCGAATGGGACGGGCAGCGCCGCGACTGGATGCTGCACGCCCCCACCCCGGAAGGCGCCGAAGCGTTCGACGCCTTCCAGGACGCGCTGCTCGCCGAGCTCACGGCGCACGGCGCGGACCTCGGCTGGGCACGGCGGGTGCCGTCCGCGATGGAGACCGCCGGGCTGAGCGACGTCAGGGCCGGAGTCCACAGCCAGTTGTGGGCCGGCGGTGAGCCTGGCTGCCTGCTGCACCTGTCCAACGCCCAGCAACTCCAGGACGCCCTGGCGGCCAGGGGTCTCACCGCCCAGCAGCTCGCCGTGCTGGAGGCGACCATGCGTGACCCCGCGACGCGCGCCTACTGCTACTGGACGTTCACCACCACCGGCCGCCGGGCCGAGAACTAA
- a CDS encoding tetratricopeptide repeat protein, with product MNRLRRLAHRARVVHLSGGDNGPEQALLMLTDALATIDPITAPADADLIAVASQYATWVTDPQDQLTWARYAERAGRALYGTEHPRYFLLAEDYADILIAQGLAYPAITLYEAVLGAWLRNGSDNEQIINIHYLLAQALHADGQCAEADEHSTAALSLRLAVGRGTHRGTEDVLTAAAAVRAGCGRFREAVQLLQIHGPQLDWRDYPPEAAAELLARTERDHRRICSRDRTGDPAPGPQRRDGWLVLLQKITARGIAPLPGGSSTPRPPPSSSP from the coding sequence GTGAACCGACTTCGTCGGCTGGCGCACCGCGCCCGCGTAGTGCATCTGAGCGGCGGCGACAACGGTCCCGAGCAGGCCCTTCTGATGCTCACCGATGCCCTGGCAACCATCGACCCGATCACCGCACCGGCCGACGCCGATCTGATCGCCGTGGCCAGTCAGTACGCCACGTGGGTCACCGATCCGCAAGACCAGCTGACCTGGGCCCGCTACGCCGAACGCGCCGGCCGGGCCCTCTACGGCACCGAGCACCCCCGCTACTTTCTCCTGGCCGAGGACTATGCCGACATCCTCATCGCCCAGGGCTTGGCGTATCCGGCCATCACCCTGTACGAGGCGGTTCTCGGCGCTTGGCTGCGCAACGGCAGCGACAACGAGCAGATCATCAACATCCACTACCTGCTCGCCCAGGCGCTGCACGCCGACGGCCAGTGCGCCGAAGCCGACGAACACAGCACCGCGGCGCTGAGCCTGCGCCTCGCCGTCGGCCGCGGTACCCACCGCGGGACCGAGGACGTCCTGACCGCCGCCGCAGCGGTTCGCGCCGGCTGCGGCCGCTTCCGCGAGGCCGTACAGCTGCTGCAAATCCACGGCCCTCAACTCGACTGGCGCGACTACCCGCCCGAGGCGGCCGCCGAGCTGCTCGCCCGAACCGAACGCGACCACCGGCGCATCTGCAGCCGCGACCGCACCGGCGACCCCGCCCCCGGCCCGCAACGCCGTGACGGATGGCTGGTGCTGCTCCAGAAGATCACGGCCCGCGGGATCGCACCCTTGCCAGGTGGCAGCAGCACTCCGCGCCCACCACCGAGCAGCTCCCCGTGA
- a CDS encoding enoyl-CoA hydratase-related protein: protein MRILLLVSAFNGLSQRVWLTLRDLGHDVGVHLAGDGPDIIAGVTAAQPDLILCPYLTKRVSAEVWQRWPTVILHPGPVGDRGPSSLDWAISDGMARWGVTALQAVEEMDSGPVWATRTFAMPATAMRKSALYAGPVADAALECVLEVVEKASDPMFIATPAKDLPAEIPGARPRPAMRQADRAIDWAGPVEHILRRVRAADGAPGVLTEIAGLPVYAYDAHRGPVRKGRPGEVLLRREGAVLIAAGGGSVWLGHLRPVTADGRPGIKLPAVTALGSLVRGVAHAAAKSGRAPDTVSGYGQIRYRRDDAVGWLRFDFYNGAMAAGHCRRLLSGLRHAVEQDTRVVVLCSGTEAFSTGIHLNVIDNAPDPAAEGWANIRAINEVCKEIITCTRQTVVSAYNGSAGAGGAMLGLGADVVAARDGIVLNPYYDIGLFGSELHTYTLPARVGVEHARRLLSDKVPISADHASRIGLVDDVGPRHPGRFLEWLATLAAEEADPALVRARAEAKQRRLAASPPLGVFEARELGEMSYDLFNDRSGFAAARRVFVSKLGKPVPDLLAP from the coding sequence GTGCGCATCCTGCTGCTTGTCAGCGCTTTCAACGGCCTCAGCCAGCGCGTTTGGCTCACGCTGCGTGACCTCGGGCACGACGTCGGCGTGCACCTCGCCGGCGACGGCCCGGACATCATCGCCGGGGTCACCGCGGCACAACCAGACCTGATTCTCTGCCCCTACCTGACCAAGCGGGTGTCGGCCGAAGTATGGCAGCGCTGGCCGACCGTGATCCTGCATCCGGGCCCGGTCGGTGACCGGGGCCCGTCGTCGCTGGACTGGGCGATCAGCGACGGGATGGCCCGCTGGGGTGTGACCGCCCTGCAGGCGGTCGAAGAGATGGACTCCGGCCCGGTCTGGGCGACACGCACCTTCGCCATGCCGGCGACCGCGATGCGTAAGTCAGCGCTGTATGCGGGGCCGGTCGCTGACGCCGCCCTGGAGTGCGTCCTCGAGGTAGTCGAGAAGGCGAGCGATCCGATGTTCATCGCGACGCCCGCGAAGGACCTTCCGGCCGAGATCCCCGGCGCCCGACCACGGCCGGCGATGCGGCAGGCCGACCGGGCCATCGACTGGGCAGGCCCGGTCGAGCACATTCTGCGCCGGGTCCGGGCCGCCGACGGGGCACCGGGGGTACTGACCGAGATCGCCGGCCTGCCGGTGTACGCCTACGACGCTCATCGCGGTCCCGTCCGCAAGGGCCGGCCCGGCGAGGTTCTGCTGCGCCGCGAAGGTGCAGTGCTGATCGCTGCCGGTGGCGGCAGCGTGTGGCTGGGACACCTGCGGCCGGTCACCGCCGATGGACGGCCCGGTATCAAGCTGCCCGCGGTGACAGCACTCGGCTCGCTCGTGCGCGGGGTGGCACACGCGGCCGCGAAGTCAGGCCGTGCCCCGGACACGGTCTCCGGGTACGGGCAGATCCGCTACCGGCGCGACGACGCGGTGGGCTGGCTGCGGTTCGACTTCTACAACGGAGCCATGGCCGCGGGGCACTGCCGCCGCCTGCTGTCCGGGCTGCGGCACGCCGTGGAGCAGGACACCCGAGTCGTGGTGCTGTGCAGCGGCACCGAGGCCTTCAGCACCGGCATCCACCTCAACGTGATCGATAACGCGCCGGACCCGGCCGCCGAGGGCTGGGCGAACATCCGGGCCATCAACGAAGTCTGCAAGGAGATCATCACCTGCACCAGGCAGACGGTGGTCTCCGCGTACAACGGTTCCGCCGGAGCAGGCGGAGCCATGCTCGGGCTCGGCGCCGACGTGGTGGCCGCCCGCGACGGCATCGTCTTGAACCCCTACTACGACATCGGCCTCTTCGGGTCCGAACTGCACACCTACACTCTGCCGGCCCGAGTCGGCGTCGAACACGCGCGACGCCTGTTGTCCGACAAGGTCCCGATCAGTGCCGACCACGCATCCCGGATCGGACTCGTTGACGACGTCGGACCCCGACACCCCGGCCGCTTCCTCGAATGGCTGGCCACCTTGGCGGCGGAGGAAGCAGACCCGGCCCTGGTTCGCGCTCGGGCTGAGGCCAAGCAGCGCCGACTTGCCGCGTCACCACCCCTCGGTGTCTTCGAGGCCCGGGAACTCGGGGAAATGAGTTACGACCTTTTCAACGATCGATCGGGCTTCGCCGCTGCCCGCCGTGTGTTCGTGTCGAAGCTCGGCAAACCCGTGCCTGACCTTCTGGCCCCGTGA
- a CDS encoding branched-chain amino acid ABC transporter permease — protein MGVTAAVTALDGLAFGLLLFVVATGLTLIFGVMNLLNLAHGSLYLGGAYVAYLFSDGGLPGLAVALGVGVVLGTAAGTTLGAALRPLAGHGHLDQALATLGIAFLAADAYTTGFGGAPLPIEPPDLLDGSITLADHAYPTYRLVFIAVAALLALALHLSVTRSRYGVILRATVADRAMAAATGVNTRRVQALAMGAGGALAVTGGVLGAPLLGPAPGVDSTVLVLSLIVVVIGGPGSIGGAFVAAVLVGQVQTVGVILAPTTAPFALLAVLLAVLTLRSRTQTVVHA, from the coding sequence ATGGGCGTGACCGCCGCGGTGACCGCCCTCGACGGGCTGGCCTTCGGGCTGCTGCTGTTCGTCGTCGCCACCGGCCTCACGCTGATCTTCGGCGTGATGAACCTGCTCAATCTCGCTCACGGCAGCCTCTACCTCGGCGGCGCCTACGTGGCCTACCTGTTCAGCGACGGCGGCCTGCCCGGCCTCGCCGTGGCGCTCGGCGTCGGCGTCGTTCTCGGCACTGCCGCCGGCACGACCCTCGGCGCGGCTCTGCGCCCGCTGGCCGGCCACGGGCACCTCGACCAAGCCCTGGCCACCCTCGGCATCGCGTTCCTCGCCGCCGACGCCTACACCACCGGCTTCGGCGGAGCCCCGCTGCCGATCGAGCCGCCCGACCTGCTCGATGGCAGCATCACCCTCGCCGACCACGCCTACCCGACGTACCGGCTCGTGTTCATCGCCGTCGCCGCCCTGCTCGCACTGGCGCTGCACCTGAGCGTCACCCGCTCCCGCTACGGCGTGATCCTGCGCGCCACCGTCGCCGACCGGGCGATGGCGGCAGCCACCGGCGTCAACACCCGCCGGGTCCAAGCCCTGGCGATGGGCGCGGGCGGCGCGCTCGCCGTCACCGGTGGGGTCCTCGGTGCCCCGCTGCTCGGACCGGCGCCCGGCGTGGACTCCACCGTCCTGGTGCTCTCGCTGATCGTCGTCGTGATTGGCGGGCCCGGCTCGATCGGCGGAGCCTTCGTCGCCGCCGTGCTGGTCGGCCAGGTCCAGACCGTGGGCGTGATCCTCGCGCCCACCACCGCGCCGTTCGCGCTGCTCGCCGTCCTGCTCGCCGTGCTGACCCTCCGCAGCCGTACCCAGACAGTGGTGCACGCATGA
- a CDS encoding MFS transporter, whose protein sequence is MTRAWRPLAALLVSRSGALTGHRLLMLAVPWLVITTGTLTEAGTVALSHTLPYVIMQGLSGPLLDRVPAARVAAGGDLIGAAAVATLAAAGTPPLWLLMTAMAVVGAADGPAAAAKNVLLPDVTVAARQPSDRGQALAVVAESAASTLGPAVAGVLISLYGTSRTLWLVSLLFSVASALAWRIRVADRRTVASKPDSYLRQLWAGVRVVFRDRPLRAITVMYVVTNCLDSGLIVILIPLWARENGHDPTFTGLLLSAAGGAAVCSAIAAAWLGARLPRQAAYLAGVIISGPTRIIVLAVDCPPAVIIAVYVIAGVGSGIFNPALRATIAEVAPAELRGRVFALVDALSWIGLPIAGLLAITAVNAATLTGTLWAFGIAYLLAVLYPARRITRHPTLPVVAAIPAPRRPREPGTTSRDITPQWST, encoded by the coding sequence ATGACCAGGGCGTGGCGGCCGCTGGCCGCGCTGCTCGTCTCCCGGTCCGGGGCGCTGACCGGACACCGGCTGCTGATGCTCGCCGTCCCGTGGCTGGTCATCACCACCGGAACGCTCACCGAGGCCGGCACGGTGGCGTTGTCCCACACCCTGCCGTACGTGATCATGCAAGGACTGTCCGGACCGCTACTCGACCGCGTCCCAGCAGCCCGGGTCGCTGCCGGCGGAGACCTAATCGGCGCGGCCGCAGTCGCGACGCTCGCCGCCGCCGGGACACCGCCCCTGTGGCTGCTGATGACCGCGATGGCGGTCGTCGGCGCCGCGGACGGCCCGGCCGCTGCTGCCAAGAACGTGCTGTTGCCGGACGTCACCGTTGCCGCACGTCAGCCGTCCGATCGTGGGCAGGCCCTCGCCGTCGTCGCTGAAAGTGCCGCCAGCACCCTCGGCCCCGCCGTGGCCGGTGTGCTGATCAGCCTCTACGGCACCTCGCGCACCCTGTGGCTGGTCAGCCTGCTGTTCAGCGTCGCCTCCGCGCTCGCCTGGCGCATCCGAGTCGCCGACCGCCGGACCGTCGCCAGCAAACCGGACTCCTACCTGCGACAACTATGGGCGGGTGTCCGAGTGGTCTTCCGCGATCGGCCACTGCGCGCCATCACCGTCATGTATGTCGTCACCAACTGCCTCGACAGCGGCCTGATCGTCATTCTCATCCCCCTATGGGCGCGAGAAAACGGGCACGATCCCACGTTCACGGGCCTCTTGCTGAGCGCCGCCGGCGGCGCGGCGGTCTGCTCCGCCATCGCTGCCGCCTGGCTCGGCGCCCGGCTACCCCGCCAAGCCGCCTACCTGGCCGGCGTGATCATCAGCGGTCCCACCCGCATCATCGTGCTCGCCGTGGACTGCCCCCCCGCGGTCATCATCGCGGTCTACGTGATAGCCGGCGTGGGAAGCGGGATCTTCAACCCCGCGCTGAGAGCCACCATCGCGGAGGTCGCCCCCGCTGAACTGCGGGGGCGGGTGTTCGCGCTGGTCGACGCGCTCAGCTGGATCGGCCTGCCCATCGCCGGCCTGCTCGCCATCACAGCGGTCAACGCCGCCACGCTGACGGGCACGTTGTGGGCGTTCGGCATCGCCTACCTGCTCGCGGTGCTGTACCCGGCCCGGCGTATCACCCGGCACCCCACCCTTCCGGTGGTCGCCGCGATCCCCGCACCACGCCGCCCCCGCGAACCCGGCACCACCAGCCGCGACATCACCCCGCAATGGAGCACCTGA
- a CDS encoding helix-turn-helix domain-containing protein gives MTSIASEPVPAPATESPRSRPRHVSPPVTGDAREEIRQRVVRLYQPAPGSEDRPLSIRAIAKQLKRPYGFVWNLLNEAGVPRRPAHGHKRTTP, from the coding sequence ATGACATCAATCGCCAGCGAACCTGTCCCGGCACCCGCCACCGAGTCACCACGGTCCCGTCCCCGCCACGTATCGCCCCCGGTCACCGGAGATGCCCGCGAGGAGATCCGCCAGCGCGTCGTTCGGCTCTACCAGCCCGCCCCGGGCTCGGAGGACCGGCCGCTGTCGATCCGGGCCATCGCGAAGCAGCTGAAACGCCCCTACGGATTTGTCTGGAACCTGCTCAACGAAGCCGGCGTGCCGCGCCGACCCGCCCACGGCCACAAGCGCACCACCCCATGA